The proteins below come from a single Mesobacillus jeotgali genomic window:
- a CDS encoding YcnI family protein, whose amino-acid sequence MKKLLTLTISMIGAITLFAGSASAHVTVQPQETSQGSYEVFTVRVPSESQDALTTKVEVKFPEEVNVTRFEAKPGWTYEVQKDDTGKITSATWTTEGKGLTESEFVQFNIQGKVGDEATEIVWKAYQTYSDGSVVEWVGAPDADKPASYTVVNPADGSGHGHGGTSADSSNDHSAAGDLTNDTEAKTTTSNVPLFLSIAALIAGLLALVFSLRKRA is encoded by the coding sequence ATGAAGAAACTTTTAACCTTAACCATATCAATGATTGGCGCGATCACCCTTTTTGCCGGATCGGCAAGTGCGCACGTTACGGTTCAGCCACAGGAAACTTCACAAGGAAGTTATGAAGTATTCACTGTACGAGTTCCTTCAGAAAGTCAAGATGCTCTGACAACGAAAGTGGAAGTGAAATTCCCTGAAGAAGTGAATGTCACCCGCTTTGAAGCGAAGCCAGGCTGGACATACGAAGTTCAAAAAGATGACACTGGAAAAATTACAAGTGCTACGTGGACAACGGAAGGAAAAGGGTTAACAGAGAGCGAATTCGTTCAATTTAACATCCAGGGAAAAGTTGGCGACGAAGCGACAGAAATCGTTTGGAAAGCCTACCAAACCTACAGTGATGGTAGTGTAGTTGAATGGGTTGGTGCACCTGATGCAGACAAGCCAGCTTCTTATACTGTTGTGAATCCTGCAGATGGATCTGGCCATGGGCATGGGGGAACCTCTGCTGATTCTTCTAATGACCACAGCGCCGCTGGAGACCTGACAAATGATACGGAAGCAAAAACAACAACCAGCAATGTACCGCTGTTCCTTTCGATCGCTGCATTAATCGCAGGATTGTTGGCATTGGTTTTCTCATTGAGAAAAAGAGCTTAA
- a CDS encoding tetratricopeptide repeat protein, protein MNSELTMPTKISFKSNRVMVNGEVVRTAIFARFMVAEVQTKLTEKYYLIFYKNALIYGDQIEKVQKGSFIDKVLNEGIALNQKHPLLPVLIPATALTIPAKNKLFNHLQRHYSLLEIPCIAAALDSFFPPEQLTKFIENIFFDYRRNGSFSKAYQSIRLLSDLSPSLEKLSDLLHSREYSSYSNFYTTSSLPAIQKKDPLFAEFQCFMKRKTNEHFHMLEKILKKEERYAEWLLVWMDDKGNLTSESVKSQTELALKYIPLENWIKVLSYAEINPYKWVPEARTFIEGLIKDGQYEKAALYLFPFIEDLPEEFHLLLNEIWKQVDAGFVTSHLDEFLLLHQKVAQEHDPRQSEQRILQLTAKLMEGHDLKVVCEKLKPIQKNFPHSITIRKINEMAALTENPDRMMELGQFYADFNQYDQAIECFYWEMELNPADPGPVRQLSKMYQQKGMINEASAYQQIYTQLRSDQETG, encoded by the coding sequence ATGAATAGTGAACTAACAATGCCGACAAAAATATCGTTCAAATCTAATAGAGTTATGGTTAATGGAGAAGTGGTGCGGACAGCAATCTTCGCGAGATTCATGGTCGCCGAGGTCCAAACTAAATTAACCGAAAAATACTATCTGATTTTCTACAAAAATGCCCTTATCTATGGTGATCAGATCGAAAAGGTACAAAAAGGTTCATTTATTGATAAAGTGCTGAATGAAGGGATCGCCTTAAATCAAAAGCACCCCCTTTTGCCTGTACTCATTCCCGCCACAGCATTAACCATACCAGCTAAAAACAAGCTCTTCAATCATCTCCAGCGTCATTATTCTCTCCTTGAAATACCATGTATTGCCGCAGCACTTGACTCGTTTTTCCCACCAGAACAGCTCACCAAATTCATCGAAAATATCTTCTTCGACTACAGAAGAAACGGCAGTTTTTCCAAAGCTTATCAATCGATCCGTCTATTGTCCGACTTATCTCCATCCCTGGAAAAACTCAGTGATCTCCTCCATTCCCGGGAATACAGCTCATATTCCAATTTCTACACTACTTCATCTTTACCAGCAATCCAAAAGAAGGACCCCTTATTTGCTGAGTTCCAATGCTTTATGAAACGAAAAACCAATGAACATTTTCATATGCTCGAAAAGATATTAAAAAAAGAAGAACGGTATGCCGAGTGGCTGCTGGTTTGGATGGATGACAAAGGGAATCTTACTTCCGAGTCCGTTAAGAGCCAAACAGAGCTTGCCTTGAAGTACATCCCGCTCGAGAACTGGATTAAGGTATTATCCTATGCTGAAATAAATCCATATAAATGGGTACCGGAGGCTCGAACTTTTATTGAAGGATTGATTAAAGACGGACAATATGAGAAAGCGGCACTTTATTTATTCCCCTTCATAGAGGATTTGCCTGAAGAGTTTCATCTGCTCCTTAATGAAATTTGGAAGCAGGTTGATGCTGGATTTGTAACTTCTCACTTGGATGAGTTTCTCCTGCTCCATCAGAAAGTTGCTCAGGAACATGACCCGAGGCAATCTGAACAAAGAATTCTGCAGCTGACAGCGAAGCTGATGGAGGGGCATGACTTGAAAGTAGTCTGTGAAAAGTTGAAGCCTATTCAGAAAAACTTTCCGCATTCGATCACCATCCGAAAAATCAATGAAATGGCCGCTCTTACGGAGAATCCTGACAGAATGATGGAGTTGGGGCAATTTTACGCAGATTTCAACCAATATGATCAAGCAATCGAATGTTTCTACTGGGAAATGGAACTCAACCCGGCTGACCCAGGCCCGGTCAGGCAGCTGAGTAAAATGTATCAGCAAAAAGGGATGATCAATGAGGCTTCAGCCTATCAGCAAATTTATACACAATTAAGGAGCGACCAGGAGACGGGCTGA
- the ilvE gene encoding branched-chain-amino-acid transaminase, which translates to MKEQLIFLNGQFVSKKDAVVSVYDHGFLYGDGVFEGIRVYEGNVFRLQEHVDRLYDSAKSIMLSIPYSKQELSDLVVETLRVNDLLNAYIRVVVSRGVGNLGLDPSSCARPQVIVIAEELALFPKELYESGIEIVTVATRRNRSDVLSPKVKSLNYLNNILVRIEAGLSGVNEALMLNDQGYVAEGSADNVFIVKNGEILTPPGYVGALEGITRNAIMEIAHNLGFSMREEVFTRHDVYVADEVFLTGTAAEVIAVVKVDGRAIGDGKPGAVTNQLLKEFRKTVVEDGVKVYEQQSV; encoded by the coding sequence ATGAAGGAGCAATTGATCTTTTTGAATGGCCAGTTTGTCAGTAAGAAAGACGCTGTTGTATCGGTGTATGATCATGGTTTTTTATACGGAGATGGTGTCTTCGAGGGGATTCGGGTGTATGAAGGCAATGTGTTCAGGCTTCAGGAGCATGTTGATCGCCTATATGACTCGGCGAAGTCCATTATGTTGTCCATTCCTTACAGCAAACAGGAGTTAAGCGATCTTGTGGTTGAGACTTTGAGAGTGAATGACTTGCTGAATGCTTATATTCGAGTGGTTGTCTCCAGGGGAGTGGGTAATCTTGGTCTGGATCCATCATCCTGTGCGCGGCCGCAGGTCATCGTCATTGCGGAGGAGCTTGCACTATTCCCGAAAGAGTTATATGAGTCGGGGATCGAGATTGTCACGGTTGCCACGAGACGGAATCGCTCGGATGTGCTTTCGCCGAAAGTGAAATCACTGAACTATTTGAATAATATCCTTGTCCGGATCGAGGCTGGTTTATCCGGTGTGAATGAAGCGCTGATGCTGAATGACCAGGGCTATGTGGCGGAAGGCTCTGCGGATAATGTTTTTATCGTAAAAAATGGCGAGATCCTGACGCCTCCCGGGTATGTGGGAGCACTGGAGGGGATCACGAGAAATGCCATCATGGAAATCGCCCACAATCTTGGATTCTCGATGAGGGAGGAAGTTTTCACAAGGCATGATGTCTATGTGGCTGATGAAGTCTTTTTAACCGGAACAGCTGCAGAGGTCATTGCGGTTGTGAAGGTGGATGGCCGGGCGATCGGTGATGGCAAACCAGGTGCTGTCACAAATCAACTTTTAAAAGAGTTCAGGAAAACCGTCGTGGAAGACGGAGTAAAAGTCTATGAACAGCAAAGTGTATAG
- the ilvD gene encoding dihydroxy-acid dehydratase, translated as MRSDMIKKGVDRAPHRSLLYATGVKLEDLEKPFIGVCNSYIDIIPGHVHLRQFADVVKDAIREAGGIPFEFNTIGVDDGIAMGHIGMRYSLPSRELIADSAETVINAHWFDGVFYIPNCDKITPGMLMAAVRTNVPSVFVSGGPMEAGVSSTGQPLSLVSVFEGVGAYQSGRMSEEELLDIEKNACPTCGSCSGMFTANSMNSLMEMLGVALPGNGTLVATSEERHKLIYEAARHLVEMVKKDIKPRDIITKETIDDAFALDMAMGGSTNTVLHTLAIANEAEIDYDLSRINEVAKRIPYLSKISPASHYSMQDVHNAGGVSAIIKQLCEMEGAVHPDRITITGKSLYENVKDAKVLNNDVIRSKETAYSPVGGLSILFGNIAPDGGVIKVGAVDPSIKSFKGEAIVYESQDEALAGIESGDVREGHVVVIRYEGPKGGPGMPEMLAPTAAIAGRGLEKKVALITDGRFSGASRGISIGHISPEAAEGGPIAFVENGDSIFIDLEERTISLEVPEAELNDRKAQWKQPEPKIKKGYLARYSKLVTSASTGGILKI; from the coding sequence ATGCGCAGTGACATGATCAAAAAGGGAGTCGACCGGGCTCCGCACAGAAGCTTGCTTTATGCAACCGGCGTGAAATTAGAGGATCTGGAAAAGCCCTTCATTGGCGTTTGCAATTCGTATATCGATATTATTCCGGGACATGTCCACCTGAGGCAGTTTGCGGATGTTGTCAAGGACGCGATCAGAGAGGCGGGCGGGATTCCGTTTGAGTTCAATACGATCGGCGTTGATGATGGCATCGCGATGGGGCATATCGGCATGAGATATTCATTGCCGAGCCGGGAGCTGATCGCAGATTCAGCTGAAACCGTGATTAATGCGCATTGGTTCGATGGAGTTTTCTACATTCCGAACTGCGACAAGATCACTCCTGGGATGCTGATGGCGGCAGTGAGGACAAATGTTCCGTCAGTATTTGTTTCGGGCGGCCCGATGGAAGCAGGTGTTTCCAGCACGGGGCAGCCGTTATCGCTGGTGTCCGTCTTTGAAGGCGTCGGTGCCTATCAATCTGGAAGAATGTCAGAAGAAGAATTGCTGGATATTGAAAAGAATGCCTGCCCAACCTGTGGCTCTTGCTCTGGAATGTTCACTGCCAATTCTATGAATTCCCTTATGGAAATGCTCGGGGTAGCGCTGCCTGGTAACGGCACGCTGGTTGCGACCTCGGAAGAACGCCATAAATTAATCTATGAGGCAGCTCGTCATTTGGTTGAAATGGTCAAAAAGGATATTAAGCCAAGAGACATTATCACCAAAGAAACGATTGATGATGCTTTTGCCCTGGATATGGCGATGGGCGGATCGACGAATACGGTCCTTCATACGCTGGCGATCGCTAACGAAGCAGAAATTGACTATGACTTGAGCCGGATCAATGAAGTGGCGAAGCGAATTCCTTATTTGTCTAAAATAAGCCCCGCTTCCCACTATTCGATGCAGGATGTCCATAATGCCGGCGGTGTCAGCGCGATTATCAAGCAGCTTTGTGAAATGGAAGGAGCTGTACACCCGGACCGGATCACCATCACTGGTAAATCTCTTTACGAGAATGTAAAGGATGCGAAGGTTTTAAATAATGACGTCATCCGCAGCAAGGAAACGGCCTATAGCCCTGTCGGCGGTCTATCGATTCTGTTTGGAAATATTGCACCGGATGGAGGGGTCATCAAGGTAGGAGCGGTGGACCCTTCCATCAAATCTTTTAAAGGGGAAGCAATTGTCTATGAATCTCAGGATGAAGCTTTGGCTGGAATTGAAAGTGGCGATGTACGTGAGGGGCATGTGGTTGTCATCCGCTATGAAGGGCCAAAAGGCGGTCCGGGAATGCCGGAAATGCTTGCACCAACAGCCGCGATTGCCGGAAGAGGTCTTGAAAAGAAGGTCGCCCTGATTACGGATGGCAGATTCTCCGGTGCCTCAAGGGGAATTTCCATCGGCCATATTTCGCCAGAAGCGGCTGAAGGAGGGCCGATCGCGTTTGTGGAAAATGGAGATTCTATTTTCATTGATTTAGAGGAAAGAACGATTAGTTTGGAGGTTCCCGAAGCAGAATTAAACGACCGAAAAGCACAATGGAAACAGCCGGAGCCGAAAATCAAGAAAGGCTATCTGGCTCGATATTCGAAGCTCGTCACCTCCGCAAGCACGGGTGGCATCCTGAAAATTTAA
- the ilvB gene encoding acetolactate synthase large subunit, with protein MAAKEPMVTVETEELNMNGADLFIQALKSEGVELLFGYPGGAVLGIYDALHRSPIKHVLARHEQGAIHAAEGYARVSGKTGVVIATSGPGATNVVTGIADAMMDSLPLVVFTGQVASQVIGTDAFQEADIVGMTAPITKQNYQVRRIEDLPRIVKEAFHLATTGRPGPVLVDIPKDLAALKTSFLPEVEVNLPGYRPTVEPDPLQVDSLLEALRHSKKPVILAGAGVLHARASEELLAFAEQYQLPVVHTLLGLGGFPAEHHLFLGMAGMHGCYTANMALYECDLLINIGARFDDRLTGNLNSFAPNARVAHADIDPAEIGKNVETHFPIVGDAKAVLQKLLSREVEGPVSQLWLKHLEENKVEYPYWFTEHEEFLSPQHVIELVHKHTNGEAIVTTDVGQHQMWAAQFYSFSRPDRWVTSGGLGTMGFGFPAAIGAQLAEPDATVVSLVGDGGFQMTLQELILLKEWNLPVKVLIINNGSLGMVRQWQETFYEKRFSHSIFSLQPDFIKLAESYGLKAYKVSSTDEAEKVFSKVLTGREPVLIDCRVNPEEKVYPMVAPGKGLHEMIGVKP; from the coding sequence ATGGCAGCAAAAGAGCCAATGGTAACGGTCGAAACAGAAGAATTGAACATGAATGGGGCGGATCTCTTCATTCAGGCCCTGAAGAGTGAGGGTGTCGAGCTATTGTTCGGCTATCCTGGCGGGGCGGTTTTGGGTATTTACGATGCTCTGCACAGGTCACCGATCAAGCACGTTCTCGCGCGTCATGAACAAGGAGCGATCCACGCGGCGGAAGGCTATGCGCGTGTTTCGGGAAAGACGGGGGTTGTGATTGCTACCTCGGGGCCTGGCGCAACTAATGTGGTGACAGGAATTGCCGATGCGATGATGGACTCATTGCCGCTTGTCGTTTTTACAGGGCAGGTTGCTTCACAGGTGATCGGGACGGATGCCTTTCAAGAAGCCGATATCGTCGGGATGACTGCACCAATCACAAAGCAGAATTACCAGGTGAGAAGGATTGAGGATCTGCCGAGAATCGTGAAAGAAGCCTTCCATCTGGCGACAACCGGACGACCGGGCCCTGTCTTGGTCGATATTCCGAAGGATCTTGCAGCACTAAAAACTTCTTTTTTGCCAGAGGTTGAGGTCAACCTTCCGGGATATCGGCCAACCGTAGAGCCTGATCCCTTGCAGGTAGACAGCCTGCTAGAGGCACTTAGACATTCCAAAAAACCTGTGATCCTGGCTGGGGCTGGAGTTTTGCATGCGAGGGCTTCGGAAGAATTGTTGGCTTTTGCAGAACAGTATCAATTGCCTGTTGTGCACACTTTGCTAGGTCTTGGAGGTTTTCCTGCAGAGCATCACCTGTTCTTGGGGATGGCCGGTATGCACGGCTGTTATACCGCGAACATGGCACTTTATGAGTGCGATCTATTGATCAATATCGGTGCCCGTTTCGATGATCGATTAACAGGCAATTTGAATTCCTTTGCCCCGAATGCCAGGGTTGCTCATGCCGACATTGATCCGGCGGAAATCGGCAAGAATGTCGAGACACATTTTCCGATTGTTGGAGATGCGAAAGCAGTTTTACAGAAGCTTTTAAGCCGCGAAGTTGAAGGGCCGGTTTCGCAGCTTTGGCTGAAGCACTTGGAGGAAAATAAAGTTGAGTATCCGTACTGGTTTACGGAACATGAGGAGTTCCTTTCTCCGCAGCATGTGATTGAATTAGTGCACAAGCATACGAATGGAGAAGCAATTGTCACGACAGATGTCGGCCAGCACCAGATGTGGGCTGCCCAATTTTACTCGTTTTCTCGGCCAGATCGCTGGGTCACATCGGGCGGACTGGGAACAATGGGATTTGGTTTCCCGGCGGCCATTGGTGCGCAGCTGGCAGAACCAGATGCGACGGTCGTTTCCCTCGTCGGGGACGGCGGCTTCCAAATGACGCTGCAGGAATTGATTTTATTAAAAGAATGGAATCTGCCAGTAAAAGTGCTGATCATCAATAATGGCTCGCTTGGCATGGTCCGCCAGTGGCAGGAAACCTTTTATGAAAAACGGTTTTCGCACTCGATCTTTTCGCTGCAGCCGGATTTCATAAAGCTTGCAGAATCCTATGGCCTAAAAGCTTATAAAGTGAGCAGTACAGACGAAGCAGAGAAAGTTTTCAGTAAAGTTTTAACAGGCCGCGAGCCAGTCCTGATTGACTGCAGAGTGAATCCTGAGGAAAAGGTCTACCCAATGGTCGCACCGGGGAAAGGGCTGCACGAAATGATTGGGGTGAAACCATGA
- the ilvN gene encoding acetolactate synthase small subunit, translated as MKKRMVTALVHNQNGILSRLMGLFHKHQYRIESLAVAVAYPELKDVSKMSVILEVEDDHKFLQLVKQVNKQVDVLFVTDVTDAQVIERELNMVKKLLV; from the coding sequence ATGAAAAAGCGGATGGTCACAGCATTAGTTCATAATCAAAACGGGATTTTATCCCGGCTTATGGGCTTGTTCCACAAGCATCAATACAGAATTGAGAGCCTTGCAGTAGCCGTTGCATACCCGGAGCTGAAAGATGTTTCGAAAATGTCTGTCATCCTGGAGGTCGAGGATGACCATAAGTTTTTGCAGCTGGTGAAGCAGGTGAATAAACAGGTGGATGTCCTGTTTGTCACGGATGTAACGGACGCACAGGTCATCGAGAGGGAACTCAACATGGTGAAGAAGCTGCTGGTTTGA
- the ilvC gene encoding ketol-acid reductoisomerase, with the protein MVKVYYQADVNEEVLKGKTVAVIGYGSQGHAHAQNLKDSGHQVVVGLRQGKSWAQAEEDGFRVLSVREACEMADVIMVLLPDEKQPAVYEKEIKPALAAGKALAFAHGFNVHFHQVVPPEDVDVFLVAPKGPGHLVRRTYEEGAGVPALIGVHQDVTGQAKELALAYAKGVGAARAGVLETNFQEETETDLFGEQAVLCGGLTSLVKAGFETLVEAGYQKEVAYFECMHELKLIVDLMYEQGLEGMRHSISDTAQWGDFVSGPRVINGETKARMKEVLEDIQSGRFAKGWILENQRDRTEFNAINDREKQHPIEEVGKELRKMMPFVQQKPKRELVK; encoded by the coding sequence ATGGTAAAGGTTTATTATCAAGCTGATGTGAATGAGGAAGTTTTAAAAGGGAAGACAGTTGCTGTCATTGGATATGGCTCACAAGGGCATGCACATGCACAAAATTTAAAGGATAGCGGGCATCAAGTTGTCGTCGGATTGCGTCAGGGGAAATCCTGGGCGCAGGCTGAGGAGGATGGGTTCCGGGTATTGTCGGTCAGGGAAGCGTGCGAAATGGCAGATGTAATCATGGTGTTATTGCCTGATGAGAAGCAGCCAGCTGTCTATGAAAAGGAAATCAAACCTGCATTAGCTGCAGGTAAGGCACTTGCTTTTGCTCATGGATTCAATGTTCATTTTCATCAGGTTGTTCCACCCGAAGATGTGGATGTATTTTTAGTGGCACCGAAAGGACCGGGGCACTTAGTCCGGAGAACGTATGAAGAAGGAGCGGGGGTCCCGGCACTGATTGGGGTGCACCAGGATGTGACGGGCCAGGCGAAGGAGCTGGCGTTGGCCTATGCAAAAGGGGTAGGAGCTGCGAGGGCAGGCGTGCTGGAAACGAATTTTCAAGAAGAAACGGAAACCGATCTTTTCGGTGAACAGGCTGTTTTATGCGGTGGCTTGACATCTCTTGTGAAGGCCGGGTTTGAGACGCTGGTGGAAGCAGGATATCAAAAAGAAGTTGCCTATTTTGAGTGTATGCATGAGCTGAAATTGATCGTCGATCTCATGTATGAACAAGGACTGGAAGGAATGAGGCATTCGATTTCGGACACAGCTCAGTGGGGGGATTTTGTATCAGGTCCGCGAGTCATTAATGGAGAAACAAAGGCGCGTATGAAGGAAGTGTTGGAGGATATTCAATCAGGCAGGTTTGCGAAAGGCTGGATCTTGGAAAATCAAAGGGACCGGACCGAGTTCAACGCGATTAACGACCGGGAAAAGCAGCATCCGATTGAGGAGGTTGGCAAAGAGCTGAGAAAAATGATGCCTTTCGTCCAGCAAAAGCCAAAGAGGGAATTAGTGAAATAA
- the ilvA gene encoding threonine ammonia-lyase produces the protein MLKNVQIQEAMEKLKDKVHQTPLKQSTTLNYLTNADVYLKLENLQKTGSFKLRGAMNKILSLSDQEVKNGILAASAGNHAQGVALAASLRGVMSKIYMPKHTPFSKASATEGYGAEIALVGETYDESYQKAVEEMNQNGSTFVHAFDDEKVIAGQGTVGLELLQQNAQLDVIFVPIGGGGLISGVALAIKATKPSIKVVGVQAAGAPATYHRFTGQKMQSPQDIHTIADGIMVKEPGAITYPIIEKYVDDIVTVTDEEIAHAIMFMLEREKMLVEGAGAAALAAILYKKFPVDRKKIGCIISGGNVDPVKIQTYKEMAKTRKKIG, from the coding sequence TTGTTAAAGAACGTTCAGATACAGGAAGCGATGGAAAAGCTGAAGGACAAAGTGCATCAGACTCCTTTAAAGCAAAGTACGACATTAAACTACTTAACGAATGCTGACGTTTATTTAAAACTGGAGAATCTGCAGAAAACGGGTTCGTTCAAGCTAAGGGGCGCGATGAATAAAATTCTATCGTTATCAGACCAGGAAGTGAAAAATGGTATTCTTGCTGCTTCGGCCGGCAATCATGCCCAGGGGGTAGCACTGGCCGCATCGTTAAGGGGCGTCATGTCGAAAATTTATATGCCGAAGCATACACCTTTTTCCAAGGCTTCTGCCACAGAGGGATATGGTGCGGAAATCGCTTTGGTCGGCGAAACCTATGATGAATCCTATCAAAAAGCGGTTGAAGAAATGAACCAGAATGGAAGCACTTTTGTCCATGCGTTTGATGATGAAAAGGTGATTGCAGGACAGGGAACGGTTGGGTTGGAACTTTTGCAGCAAAATGCTCAATTGGACGTTATCTTTGTGCCTATTGGCGGGGGCGGGCTGATCTCGGGAGTGGCGCTCGCCATCAAAGCCACCAAGCCTTCCATTAAAGTTGTTGGCGTTCAGGCTGCCGGGGCACCTGCCACCTATCATAGATTTACCGGGCAAAAAATGCAGTCACCACAAGATATCCACACAATAGCAGACGGGATCATGGTGAAGGAACCTGGGGCCATAACCTACCCAATCATCGAAAAGTATGTCGATGACATCGTTACCGTAACCGATGAAGAAATCGCCCATGCCATCATGTTCATGCTTGAAAGGGAAAAGATGCTGGTCGAAGGAGCAGGAGCCGCAGCATTGGCCGCAATTTTATACAAAAAGTTCCCGGTTGACCGTAAGAAAATAGGATGTATCATCAGCGGCGGAAATGTAGACCCCGTTAAAATCCAAACCTATAAGGAAATGGCAAAAACAAGGAAGAAAATTGGATAA
- a CDS encoding ABC transporter permease, with the protein MNLAWKEIKKNKVRFLILGSIIFLVSLLTFIISGLANGLSQDNASLIKDLPNGHFYMNADADETFNLSKIDSSIQEKLLKNQKDAAALSIQMGFLNDEHGKQQSVALVTSTQSNLFKDVKAGEVLLDRSMEDKGIKVGDTLTNDQFSGQFIVKGFVEQTKFSHAPVAFINIENYKEIYRVEEMQLVFAPGNGDAVEVNGLQSFSKEQFLNTIPSYNAEQLSLNMIVWFLVVISGMLFAIFFYMMNVQKIGLYGILKAIGLKTSELFRMMWVQMIFITVTSLALSIAFSQIFNMIAPEEMPFSLPIETTAQLSIVFLIIGFVGSTLSGIQIRKVEPLHAIQQGEL; encoded by the coding sequence ATGAACCTTGCCTGGAAAGAAATTAAAAAAAATAAAGTAAGATTTTTGATATTAGGTTCCATCATTTTTCTGGTTAGTTTATTAACCTTTATAATTTCTGGTTTAGCAAATGGACTATCACAAGATAATGCTTCATTAATCAAAGATTTACCAAACGGGCATTTTTACATGAATGCAGATGCAGATGAAACCTTTAATTTGTCAAAAATTGATAGCAGTATCCAGGAAAAGTTATTAAAGAATCAGAAAGATGCTGCAGCACTTTCGATTCAAATGGGCTTTTTGAATGATGAGCACGGGAAACAACAAAGCGTGGCTTTAGTAACCTCAACACAATCAAACTTATTTAAGGATGTTAAAGCCGGAGAAGTTTTGTTGGACCGTTCAATGGAGGATAAAGGGATCAAAGTTGGGGATACCTTAACGAACGATCAATTCAGCGGGCAGTTTATTGTAAAAGGCTTTGTTGAACAGACGAAATTCAGCCATGCACCTGTTGCTTTCATTAACATAGAGAACTACAAGGAAATTTATCGAGTAGAGGAAATGCAATTAGTATTCGCCCCTGGAAATGGTGATGCAGTAGAAGTGAATGGCTTACAGTCATTTTCTAAGGAACAATTTCTCAATACGATTCCAAGCTATAACGCCGAACAATTGTCTCTTAATATGATTGTCTGGTTCTTAGTAGTGATTAGTGGGATGCTGTTCGCGATTTTCTTTTATATGATGAACGTACAAAAGATTGGCCTGTACGGTATTTTAAAAGCAATCGGTCTAAAAACAAGTGAGTTATTCAGAATGATGTGGGTACAAATGATTTTCATTACCGTAACTTCACTTGCTTTGTCTATTGCATTCAGCCAAATCTTTAATATGATTGCACCAGAAGAAATGCCTTTTAGTTTACCAATAGAGACAACAGCGCAATTGTCTATCGTTTTCTTGATCATTGGATTTGTCGGATCTACACTTTCTGGTATTCAGATTCGAAAGGTAGAGCCACTACATGCGATACAACAAGGAGAGCTGTAA
- a CDS encoding ABC transporter ATP-binding protein: MALFKIEEVKKTFTNGEVKEEILKGINLSLKEGEIIALVGASGSGKSTLLTIAAGLQPASGGQVVFDGESLTAMSTEQIRKIRASKFGFVFQFAHLVPFLTVEEQLSLMLDVSESRLDKREQKREIKKILELVGMEHRKNAYPSSLSGGEKQRVAIARAIIHKPKVLFADEPTASLDSKRSKEIMTLIRDLTKKLNVTTLMVTHDEEMLSYADHIIKMSDGQIAE; the protein is encoded by the coding sequence ATGGCATTATTTAAAATTGAAGAAGTTAAAAAGACGTTTACTAATGGGGAAGTAAAAGAAGAAATACTAAAAGGGATCAATCTTTCTCTTAAAGAAGGGGAAATCATCGCCTTGGTGGGTGCGTCCGGTTCCGGTAAAAGTACGCTACTTACAATAGCAGCGGGCCTCCAGCCGGCATCAGGAGGACAGGTGGTTTTTGATGGCGAAAGTTTGACGGCCATGAGTACAGAGCAGATTAGAAAGATACGGGCAAGCAAATTCGGTTTTGTCTTTCAATTTGCACACCTTGTTCCGTTCCTGACCGTTGAAGAACAACTATCGCTAATGTTAGATGTTTCAGAATCGAGGTTAGACAAACGTGAACAAAAAAGAGAAATTAAAAAAATTCTGGAATTAGTGGGAATGGAACATAGGAAAAATGCTTACCCATCTTCATTATCAGGCGGTGAGAAACAAAGAGTGGCAATCGCTCGTGCAATCATTCATAAGCCTAAAGTTCTTTTTGCAGACGAACCTACTGCAAGCTTAGATTCAAAAAGATCTAAAGAAATCATGACATTAATCAGAGATCTAACCAAGAAATTGAATGTTACTACTTTAATGGTCACTCATGATGAAGAAATGCTTTCTTATGCTGACCACATCATTAAAATGAGTGATGGTCAAATTGCAGAATAA